One genomic segment of Alicycliphilus denitrificans K601 includes these proteins:
- a CDS encoding L-serine ammonia-lyase, producing MAVSVFDLFKIGIGPSSSHTVGPMRAARLFVQRLAREGHLPRVARVRCTLYGSLGATGRGHGSDRAVLLGLCGHAPDTVDVDAIEPLIARIRARHRLPLADGPEVAFDEAADLLLVPDVALPLHANGMRFEAFDAAGGLLDAQVYYSVGGGFIVSGEAAVDARRQAEIAPDTEVLPLPFHSGEQLLAQAAAQGGSMARVMRVNERHWRTDSEIDAGLLAIWGAMQDCVARGCRTGGVLPGGFRVRRRAPALHQALQGAPDTLQDPLQVIDWVNLFALAVNEENAAGGRVVTAPTNGAAGIVPAVLHYYWRFIAGASEAGVIDFLLTAGAIGILYKENASISGAEVGCQGEVGVACSMAAAGLCAVLGGMPAQVENAAEIGMEHHLGLTCDPVGGLVQIPCIERNALAAVKAINAARMALRGDGTHHVSLDQVIKTMRETGADMMSKYKETSRGGLAVNIVEC from the coding sequence ATGGCTGTCAGCGTTTTCGACCTGTTCAAGATCGGCATCGGGCCGTCCAGTTCGCACACCGTGGGGCCCATGCGCGCCGCGCGCCTGTTCGTGCAGCGCCTGGCGCGCGAGGGCCATCTGCCCCGGGTGGCGCGCGTGCGCTGCACGCTCTACGGCTCGCTGGGCGCCACGGGCCGCGGCCATGGGAGCGACCGCGCCGTGCTGCTGGGGTTGTGCGGCCACGCGCCGGACACGGTGGACGTGGATGCCATCGAACCCCTGATCGCCCGCATCCGCGCCCGGCACCGGCTGCCGCTGGCGGACGGCCCCGAGGTCGCGTTCGACGAGGCCGCCGACCTGTTGCTGGTGCCCGACGTGGCGCTGCCGCTGCACGCCAACGGCATGCGCTTCGAGGCCTTCGACGCCGCGGGCGGCCTGCTGGACGCGCAGGTGTACTACTCGGTCGGCGGCGGCTTCATCGTCAGCGGGGAGGCCGCCGTCGATGCCCGACGCCAGGCCGAAATCGCGCCCGATACCGAGGTGCTGCCGCTGCCCTTTCACAGCGGCGAGCAGCTGCTGGCGCAGGCCGCGGCCCAGGGCGGCTCCATGGCGCGGGTCATGCGCGTCAACGAGCGCCATTGGCGCACGGACTCCGAGATCGACGCGGGCCTGCTGGCCATCTGGGGCGCCATGCAGGACTGCGTCGCGCGCGGCTGCCGCACGGGCGGCGTGCTGCCCGGGGGCTTCCGGGTGCGCCGCCGCGCGCCTGCGCTGCACCAGGCGCTGCAGGGCGCTCCCGACACGCTGCAGGATCCGCTGCAGGTGATCGACTGGGTGAACCTGTTCGCCCTGGCGGTGAACGAAGAGAACGCCGCGGGTGGCCGCGTGGTCACCGCGCCCACCAACGGCGCGGCGGGCATCGTGCCGGCGGTGCTGCACTACTACTGGCGCTTCATTGCCGGCGCGAGCGAGGCCGGCGTGATCGACTTCCTGCTCACGGCCGGCGCCATCGGCATCCTCTACAAGGAGAACGCCTCCATCTCGGGCGCCGAGGTTGGTTGCCAGGGCGAGGTGGGCGTGGCCTGCTCCATGGCCGCCGCGGGCCTGTGCGCCGTGCTGGGCGGCATGCCCGCGCAGGTGGAGAACGCGGCCGAGATCGGCATGGAGCACCACCTGGGCCTGACCTGCGACCCGGTGGGCGGCCTGGTGCAGATCCCCTGCATAGAGCGCAACGCGCTCGCCGCCGTCAAGGCCATCAACGCCGCGCGCATGGCGCTGCGCGGCGACGGCACGCACCACGTGAGCCTGGACCAGGTCATCAAGACCATGCGCGAGACGGGCGCCGACATGATGAGCAAGTACAAGGAGACCTCGCGCGGCGGGCTGGCGGTCAACATCGTCGAATGCTGA
- a CDS encoding bifunctional diguanylate cyclase/phosphodiesterase — MMHPTHRTELRKSLYWLAGLLAGLLLVQLFPAPDAARGLARYLPLHTSMEVLSIAMAAMVFGIAWATQKYRPNGRDLVLGPGLLGVAILDMSHCLSYAGMPDFITPNGPEKAILFWLAARSLAALALLCAAFWPQRHDNRLGPRARCWSLACVLLFVGAVHYVVLLHPQSVPPTFIPDVGLTKFKIDFEYGLIAAYVLAGMGFLTHLRQDREFGLTRLALAAFTMAMGEFFFTLYANVTDIYNVTGHLYKIMACAFLYRGLFVETVQAPYQELQASEAQHRAMLDTLPDLLFELNRQGVYLSVHANDASKLAAPAGQLLGRRLGEILPAQAAAACLDALAEAERSGVARGQRFRLALPSGVHHFELAIARKANPAGREDTYLTLVRDITATVHDEQRIAFEARLNASLLDLQHSDVQELEADFLQRGIRHVERLTHSPFAVLHFVHDGQDPELAACSAGAAGGMPAQAEVWRQECAAQRIQNQPPPGDALLRWMSLPVQEGGRTRMLLGVANKAEDYDRQDAQALQALAYAIWRRVVQRRQDAVILRLSEALEQSPHQVVITDVRANVLYVNRAFSEVSGYSAQEILGKNPRMLQSGLTPRSVYEEMWRRLPQGQPWQGELVNRRKNGHIYTEIVSLYPIRDLSGQVTHYVAHKEDITVQREAEERIQALSNFDTLTGLLNKKSFDERLALAIERAGASHGRLSMLWFDLDNFKLINESLGHTAGDELLVEAANRLRSCLGTQNALARYSGDAFVAIVPQADQASVALMAQEALRLLQTATSVQGHPVSVSASAGVAVYPDDARTAGTLASAAELAMYRVKEDGRNGLRFFAPEMQAHTQRSLELAAGLKDAARKGELFLVYQPQRALGSGALVGAEALLRWRHPQWGLVSPAEFIPIAEQSGAITAIDFWVVEQAAQQLRAWDAAGLPPLVVAVNVSAAQFARPQLAEELLHILQRVDVSPQRIEVELTEAVALKHPELAETTIRRLHDMGFKVALDDFGTGYSSMSYLKRYTIDKLKIDQSFVRELAEKTSDMAIVTAIVRMAHSLHLSTLAEGVETAEQAALLHDCGCDEIQGYWYSRPLEPRAFEAFAKGLPQRGA, encoded by the coding sequence ATGATGCACCCCACACATCGAACGGAGCTTCGCAAATCCCTCTACTGGCTCGCCGGCCTGCTGGCCGGGCTGTTGCTGGTGCAGCTGTTCCCGGCGCCTGACGCCGCCCGGGGCCTGGCGCGCTACCTGCCGCTGCACACGAGCATGGAGGTGCTCTCCATCGCCATGGCGGCCATGGTGTTCGGCATTGCCTGGGCCACGCAGAAATACCGGCCCAACGGGCGCGACCTCGTCCTCGGCCCGGGCCTGCTGGGCGTGGCCATCCTGGACATGAGCCACTGCCTGTCCTACGCGGGCATGCCGGACTTCATCACCCCCAACGGGCCGGAAAAAGCCATTCTTTTCTGGCTGGCGGCGCGCAGCCTCGCGGCCCTGGCCCTGCTGTGCGCGGCCTTCTGGCCGCAGCGCCACGACAACCGGCTGGGCCCGCGCGCGCGCTGCTGGAGCCTTGCGTGCGTGCTGCTGTTCGTGGGCGCGGTGCACTACGTGGTGCTGCTCCACCCGCAGTCGGTGCCGCCCACCTTCATCCCAGACGTGGGGCTGACGAAATTCAAGATCGACTTCGAGTACGGCCTGATCGCCGCCTACGTGCTGGCGGGCATGGGCTTTCTGACGCATCTGCGCCAGGACCGCGAATTCGGCCTGACGCGCCTGGCGCTGGCCGCATTCACCATGGCCATGGGCGAGTTCTTCTTCACGCTCTACGCCAACGTCACCGACATCTACAACGTGACCGGGCACCTCTACAAGATCATGGCCTGTGCCTTCCTGTACCGGGGCCTGTTCGTGGAGACGGTGCAGGCGCCGTACCAGGAGCTGCAGGCTTCCGAGGCCCAGCACCGGGCCATGCTGGACACGCTGCCCGACCTGCTGTTCGAGCTGAACCGCCAGGGCGTCTACCTGTCGGTGCACGCCAACGACGCGAGCAAGCTGGCGGCGCCGGCCGGCCAGCTGCTGGGCAGGCGGCTCGGCGAGATCCTGCCCGCGCAGGCCGCCGCCGCGTGCCTCGACGCGCTGGCCGAGGCCGAGCGCAGCGGCGTGGCCCGCGGCCAGCGCTTCCGCCTAGCGCTGCCGTCCGGCGTGCACCACTTCGAGCTAGCCATCGCCAGGAAGGCCAATCCCGCGGGGCGCGAGGACACCTACCTGACCCTGGTGCGGGACATCACCGCCACGGTGCACGACGAGCAGCGCATCGCGTTCGAGGCCCGCCTGAACGCGAGCCTGCTGGACCTGCAGCACAGCGACGTCCAGGAGCTCGAGGCGGACTTCCTGCAGCGTGGCATCCGGCATGTCGAGCGGCTCACGCACAGTCCGTTCGCCGTCCTGCATTTCGTGCACGATGGCCAGGACCCCGAGCTCGCGGCCTGTTCGGCGGGAGCGGCGGGCGGCATGCCGGCCCAGGCGGAAGTCTGGCGCCAGGAGTGCGCCGCCCAGCGCATCCAGAACCAGCCGCCGCCCGGCGACGCCCTGCTGCGCTGGATGAGCCTGCCCGTGCAGGAAGGCGGCCGCACGCGCATGCTGCTGGGCGTGGCCAACAAGGCCGAGGACTACGACAGGCAGGACGCCCAGGCGCTGCAGGCCCTGGCCTACGCCATCTGGAGGCGCGTGGTGCAGCGCCGCCAGGATGCGGTCATCCTGCGCCTGTCCGAAGCGCTGGAGCAAAGCCCGCACCAGGTGGTCATCACCGACGTGAGGGCCAACGTGCTGTACGTCAACCGGGCCTTCAGCGAAGTCAGCGGCTACAGCGCGCAGGAAATTCTGGGGAAGAACCCCCGGATGCTGCAGTCCGGTCTCACGCCCCGCTCCGTCTACGAGGAGATGTGGCGCAGGCTGCCCCAGGGCCAGCCTTGGCAGGGCGAACTCGTCAACCGGCGCAAGAACGGCCATATCTACACCGAAATCGTTTCCCTCTACCCGATCCGTGACCTCTCCGGCCAGGTGACGCATTACGTCGCCCACAAGGAAGACATCACTGTGCAGCGCGAGGCCGAGGAGCGCATCCAGGCCCTGTCGAATTTCGACACGCTGACCGGCCTGCTCAACAAGAAGTCCTTCGACGAGCGGCTGGCCCTGGCCATCGAGAGGGCCGGAGCGAGCCACGGGCGGCTTTCCATGCTGTGGTTCGACCTGGACAACTTCAAGCTGATCAACGAGTCGCTCGGCCACACGGCCGGAGACGAGCTGCTGGTGGAGGCGGCCAACCGCCTGCGCTCCTGCCTGGGGACCCAGAACGCGCTGGCCCGCTATTCGGGGGACGCCTTCGTGGCCATCGTGCCGCAGGCAGACCAGGCCAGCGTCGCGCTCATGGCGCAGGAGGCCCTGCGGCTTCTGCAAACCGCCACATCGGTGCAGGGCCATCCCGTGTCGGTCAGCGCATCGGCGGGCGTCGCCGTGTATCCCGACGATGCCCGGACGGCCGGCACCCTGGCCTCGGCGGCCGAGCTCGCCATGTACCGCGTCAAGGAGGACGGGCGCAACGGCCTGCGCTTCTTCGCGCCCGAAATGCAGGCCCACACGCAGCGCTCGCTGGAGCTGGCGGCGGGCCTGAAGGACGCGGCGCGCAAGGGCGAGCTGTTCCTGGTCTACCAGCCCCAGCGCGCGCTGGGCAGCGGCGCGCTGGTCGGCGCCGAGGCGCTGCTGCGCTGGCGCCACCCGCAGTGGGGGCTGGTGTCGCCGGCGGAGTTCATCCCCATCGCCGAGCAAAGCGGCGCCATCACGGCCATCGACTTCTGGGTGGTGGAACAAGCCGCGCAGCAGCTGCGCGCGTGGGACGCCGCCGGCCTTCCGCCGCTGGTGGTCGCGGTGAACGTGTCGGCGGCGCAGTTTGCCCGCCCCCAGCTGGCCGAGGAATTGCTGCACATCCTGCAGCGCGTGGACGTGTCGCCGCAGCGCATCGAGGTGGAACTGACGGAGGCCGTGGCGCTCAAGCACCCGGAGCTGGCCGAGACCACCATCCGGCGCCTGCACGACATGGGCTTCAAGGTGGCGCTGGACGACTTCGGCACCGGCTATTCGTCCATGAGCTACCTCAAGCGCTACACCATCGACAAGCTCAAGATCGACCAGTCCTTCGTGCGCGAGCTGGCCGAGAAGACCAGCGACATGGCCATCGTGACGGCCATCGTCCGCATGGCGCACAGTCTGCACCTGTCGACCCTCGCCGAGGGCGTCGAGACGGCCGAGCAGGCCGCCCTGCTGCACGACTGCGGCTGCGACGAAATACAGGGCTACTGGTACAGCAGGCCCCTGGAGCCTCGCGCCTTCGAAGCATTCGCCAAGGGCCTGCCGCAGCGCGGCGCCTGA
- the norR gene encoding nitric oxide reductase transcriptional regulator NorR: MTVKEAELATVLVDLCADLGTELPQAVRLQRLVDVLRAQFGCGAVALLRLEEERLRPMAVAGLVSDTLGRRFVVGQHPRLAAILARHEVTCFEHDSTLPDPYDGLLDTLVGEPLPVHDCMGVGLHVEGRPWGVLTLDALATGTFGAAARRRLAQSVPLVEAVVRVARLEQELRTLRMAASGPGEGGAALASSERGGVGELEIVGESPALKRLLHELGIVAASELPVLLLGETGVGKELFARLLHHQSPRHDRPLVHVNCAALPESLAESELFGHVRGAFSGAVSDRPGRFEAAEGGTLFLDEVGELPLSVQAKLLRTLQNGEIQRLGADRPRSVNVRVIAATNRNLREQVASGAFRADLYHRLSVYPVPIPPLRERGNDVLLLAGRFLDFNRARLGLRSLRLSPDAQAALRRYRWPGNVRELEHVISRAALKALSRGADRNSIVTLEEGLLDLDALDVPAADGPAAPAAPGPAAGAAPAAPAGTLRDTVDACQRQAIIAALDRHQGNWAQAARALDVDSSNLHKLARRLGLKS; encoded by the coding sequence ATGACCGTGAAAGAGGCCGAGCTCGCGACCGTCCTGGTGGACTTGTGCGCCGACCTGGGCACCGAGCTGCCCCAGGCCGTGCGGTTGCAGCGCCTGGTGGACGTGCTGCGCGCCCAGTTCGGCTGCGGTGCCGTGGCGCTGCTGCGCCTGGAGGAAGAGCGCCTGCGCCCGATGGCCGTCGCGGGCCTGGTCAGCGACACCCTGGGGCGGCGCTTCGTCGTGGGGCAGCACCCGCGCCTGGCCGCGATCCTGGCGCGCCACGAGGTGACCTGCTTCGAGCACGACAGCACCCTGCCCGACCCGTACGACGGCCTGCTCGACACCCTGGTCGGCGAGCCGCTGCCCGTGCACGACTGCATGGGCGTGGGCCTGCACGTGGAGGGCCGGCCCTGGGGCGTGCTTACGCTCGACGCGCTGGCCACCGGCACCTTCGGCGCCGCGGCGCGCCGGCGCCTGGCGCAGAGCGTGCCGCTGGTCGAGGCGGTGGTGCGCGTGGCGCGACTGGAGCAGGAGCTGCGCACGCTGCGCATGGCGGCCTCCGGGCCCGGGGAGGGCGGCGCGGCGCTGGCATCGTCCGAGCGCGGCGGTGTGGGCGAGCTGGAGATCGTCGGCGAGAGCCCCGCGCTCAAGCGCCTGCTGCACGAGCTGGGCATCGTCGCCGCCTCCGAGCTGCCCGTGCTGCTGCTGGGCGAGACCGGCGTGGGCAAGGAACTGTTCGCGCGCCTGCTGCACCACCAGTCGCCGCGGCACGACCGGCCGCTGGTGCACGTGAACTGCGCGGCCCTGCCCGAATCGCTGGCCGAGAGCGAACTCTTCGGCCACGTGCGCGGCGCCTTTTCGGGCGCGGTGAGCGACCGGCCCGGCCGCTTCGAGGCCGCCGAGGGCGGCACCCTGTTCCTCGACGAGGTGGGCGAGCTGCCCCTGTCGGTGCAGGCCAAGCTGCTGCGCACGCTGCAGAACGGCGAGATCCAGCGCCTGGGCGCCGACCGCCCGCGCAGCGTGAACGTGCGCGTGATCGCCGCCACCAACCGCAACCTGCGCGAGCAGGTGGCCAGCGGCGCCTTCCGCGCCGACCTGTACCACCGCCTGTCGGTCTATCCCGTGCCCATACCGCCGCTGCGCGAACGCGGCAACGACGTGCTGCTGCTGGCCGGGCGCTTCCTGGACTTCAACCGCGCCCGCCTGGGGCTGCGCAGCCTGCGCCTGTCGCCCGACGCGCAGGCCGCGCTGCGCCGCTACCGCTGGCCCGGCAACGTGCGCGAGCTCGAACACGTGATCAGCCGCGCCGCCCTGAAGGCCCTGAGCCGCGGCGCGGACCGCAACTCCATCGTCACGCTGGAGGAAGGCTTGCTGGACCTCGACGCGCTGGACGTGCCCGCCGCAGACGGCCCCGCCGCGCCCGCCGCCCCCGGCCCCGCAGCGGGCGCCGCGCCGGCAGCGCCCGCGGGCACCCTGCGCGACACCGTCGATGCCTGCCAGCGCCAGGCCATCATCGCGGCCCTGGACCGCCACCAGGGCAACTGGGCCCAGGCCGCGCGCGCGCTGGACGTGGATTCGAGCAACCTGCACAAGCTGGCGCGGCGGCTGGGGCTCAAAAGCTGA
- a CDS encoding nitric-oxide reductase large subunit: MGKYAKYWYTLIGVLIVTFSLLGYYGAEVYRTAPPIPGQVLVQGSDKPLYTKDSILDGQTAWQSVGGMQLGSILGHGAYQAPDWTADWLHRELTAWLELAAQKDYGKSFAELDAGQQAVLRDRLKTEYRTNTYDQAKDTVVISPLRAQAIAETAQYYDKLFSDDPSLHKSRESFAMKENTLPSAERRAQMAGFFFWTAWAAATERPTDVGGGNGATYTNNWPHEPLIGNQPTGENMVWSIMSVVIMMAGVGFLVWGWAFLRKHDEQDPVPPAHDPLSRVALTPSQRALGKYLFLVVALFVFQVFIGGFTAHYTLEGQKFYGIDLSQWFPYALTRTWHIQAALFWIATGFLAAGLFLAPVINGGKDPKYQKLGVDVLFWALVVVCVGSFIGNYLAIAHILPKEWSFWLGHQGYEYVDLGRLWQIGKFAGIAFWLLLMARAIFPALLAPNGQDKNLLALLTSSVVCIGLFYGTGLFYGERTHISVMEYWRWWVVHLWVEGFFEVFATTALAFIFSTLGLVSYRMATAASLASASLFMLGGVPGTFHHLYFAGTTTPVMAVGASFSALEVVPLVVLGHEAWEHWRLQHKTPWMANLRWPLMCFVAVAFWNMLGAGVFGFMINPPISLYYIQGLNTTPVHAHAALFGVYGFLALGFTLLVLRYVRPQMVFNERLMKTGFWWLNAGLVLMISTSLLPIGLFQFHASVTHGLWYARSEEFLQQPFLETLRWIRTFGDVVFITGALCVAWQVASAVLFGARTPAAPSTGALAGASR, from the coding sequence ATGGGGAAATACGCCAAGTATTGGTACACGCTCATAGGCGTGTTGATCGTCACCTTCAGCCTGTTGGGCTATTACGGTGCCGAGGTTTATCGCACTGCGCCGCCGATTCCGGGGCAGGTGCTGGTGCAGGGCAGCGACAAGCCGCTCTACACCAAGGACAGCATCCTGGACGGCCAGACCGCCTGGCAGTCCGTGGGCGGCATGCAGCTGGGCTCCATCCTGGGCCACGGCGCCTACCAGGCCCCGGACTGGACGGCCGACTGGCTGCACCGCGAGCTCACCGCCTGGCTGGAGCTGGCCGCGCAGAAGGACTACGGCAAGTCCTTCGCCGAGCTCGACGCGGGCCAGCAGGCCGTGCTGCGCGACCGGCTCAAGACCGAGTACCGCACCAACACCTATGACCAGGCCAAGGACACGGTGGTGATCTCGCCGCTGCGCGCCCAGGCCATCGCCGAGACGGCCCAGTACTACGACAAGCTGTTCAGCGACGACCCGTCGCTGCACAAGTCGCGCGAGAGCTTCGCCATGAAGGAGAACACCCTGCCCAGCGCCGAGCGCCGCGCGCAGATGGCCGGCTTCTTCTTCTGGACCGCCTGGGCAGCCGCCACCGAGCGCCCCACCGACGTGGGCGGCGGCAACGGCGCCACCTACACCAACAACTGGCCGCACGAGCCCCTGATCGGCAACCAGCCGACGGGCGAGAACATGGTCTGGTCCATCATGAGCGTGGTCATCATGATGGCCGGCGTGGGCTTCCTCGTGTGGGGCTGGGCGTTCCTGCGCAAGCATGACGAGCAGGACCCCGTCCCGCCCGCGCACGACCCCCTGAGCCGCGTGGCCCTGACGCCCTCGCAGCGCGCGCTGGGCAAGTACCTGTTCCTGGTCGTGGCGCTGTTCGTTTTCCAAGTGTTCATCGGCGGCTTCACCGCCCACTACACGCTCGAAGGCCAGAAGTTCTACGGCATCGACCTTTCGCAGTGGTTCCCCTACGCGCTCACGCGCACCTGGCACATCCAGGCCGCCCTGTTCTGGATCGCCACGGGCTTCCTGGCCGCAGGCCTGTTCCTGGCCCCGGTGATCAATGGCGGCAAGGACCCCAAGTACCAGAAGCTCGGCGTGGACGTGCTGTTCTGGGCGCTGGTCGTGGTCTGCGTGGGCTCCTTCATCGGCAACTACCTGGCCATCGCCCACATCCTGCCCAAGGAGTGGAGCTTCTGGCTCGGCCACCAGGGCTATGAGTATGTGGACCTGGGGCGCCTGTGGCAGATCGGCAAGTTCGCCGGCATCGCCTTCTGGCTGCTGCTGATGGCGCGCGCCATCTTCCCCGCGCTGCTGGCCCCCAACGGCCAGGACAAGAACCTGCTGGCCCTGCTGACCTCGTCGGTCGTGTGCATCGGCCTGTTCTACGGCACCGGCCTGTTCTACGGCGAGCGCACCCACATCTCGGTGATGGAGTACTGGCGCTGGTGGGTGGTGCACCTGTGGGTGGAGGGCTTCTTCGAAGTCTTCGCGACCACGGCGCTGGCCTTCATCTTCTCGACCCTGGGCCTGGTGTCCTACCGCATGGCCACGGCCGCCAGCCTGGCATCGGCATCGCTCTTCATGCTGGGCGGCGTGCCCGGCACCTTCCACCACCTGTACTTCGCCGGCACCACCACTCCCGTGATGGCCGTGGGCGCATCCTTCAGCGCGCTGGAAGTCGTGCCGCTGGTGGTGCTGGGCCATGAGGCCTGGGAACACTGGCGCCTGCAGCACAAGACGCCGTGGATGGCCAACCTGCGCTGGCCGCTGATGTGCTTCGTGGCCGTGGCCTTCTGGAACATGCTGGGCGCCGGCGTGTTCGGCTTCATGATCAACCCGCCGATCTCGCTGTACTACATCCAGGGCCTGAACACCACGCCGGTGCACGCCCACGCCGCCCTGTTCGGTGTCTATGGCTTCCTGGCCCTGGGCTTCACGCTGCTGGTGCTGCGCTACGTGCGCCCGCAGATGGTGTTCAACGAGCGCCTGATGAAGACCGGCTTCTGGTGGCTCAACGCCGGCCTGGTGCTGATGATCTCCACCAGCCTGCTGCCGATCGGCCTGTTCCAGTTCCACGCCAGCGTGACCCACGGCCTGTGGTACGCCCGCAGCGAGGAGTTCCTGCAGCAGCCCTTCCTGGAAACCCTGCGCTGGATCCGCACCTTCGGCGACGTGGTGTTCATCACCGGCGCCTTGTGCGTGGCCTGGCAGGTGGCGAGCGCCGTGCTGTTCGGCGCACGCACGCCGGCCGCACCCAGCACCGGCGCACTGGCTGGCGCGAGCCGCTGA
- a CDS encoding Bug family tripartite tricarboxylate transporter substrate binding protein gives MPLRRRLIAFCLAALPLATWAAWPERPITIVVPAAAGGTTDIAARVLAEKMGKDLGTAIVVENKGGGGGSIGTAQVARAKPDGYTLLMGNIGPVAINFSLYKQLSYKESDLRGITNVISVPNILVVHADSPARSVKDLVGLAKTRRLNVSTSGVGQSPHMSSEMFRQKAGIEVTLVPFPGAAPAVTALLGQQVDFMIDNLPSSMPHIKSGKFRALAITSGERAAQLPDVPTMAEAGVPMQVTAWFGLLAPAGTPDAVILRLQQSARKAMHEPDVRQRFAELGGVPGGETPAEYDAFIAQERKSWAQIVKAAGLSLE, from the coding sequence ATGCCCCTGCGCCGCCGCCTGATCGCCTTCTGCCTGGCAGCACTTCCACTGGCCACCTGGGCCGCCTGGCCGGAGCGGCCCATCACCATCGTCGTGCCCGCCGCCGCGGGCGGCACCACCGACATCGCGGCGCGCGTGCTGGCCGAGAAGATGGGCAAGGACCTGGGCACGGCCATCGTCGTCGAGAACAAGGGCGGGGGCGGCGGCAGCATCGGCACGGCGCAGGTGGCGCGCGCCAAGCCCGACGGCTACACGCTGCTCATGGGCAACATCGGCCCCGTCGCCATCAACTTCAGCCTCTACAAGCAGCTGAGCTACAAGGAGAGCGACCTGCGCGGCATCACCAACGTGATTTCCGTGCCCAACATCCTCGTGGTCCATGCCGATTCGCCCGCGCGCAGCGTGAAGGACCTGGTCGGCCTGGCGAAGACGCGCCGGCTCAACGTGTCCACCTCGGGCGTGGGCCAGTCGCCGCACATGTCCTCCGAGATGTTCCGCCAGAAGGCCGGCATCGAGGTCACCCTGGTGCCGTTCCCCGGCGCGGCCCCGGCCGTGACGGCGCTGCTCGGGCAGCAGGTGGACTTCATGATCGACAATCTGCCGAGCTCCATGCCGCACATCAAGTCGGGCAAGTTCCGCGCGCTGGCCATCACCAGCGGCGAGCGCGCGGCCCAGTTGCCGGACGTGCCGACCATGGCCGAGGCCGGCGTGCCCATGCAGGTCACGGCCTGGTTCGGCCTGCTGGCGCCGGCCGGCACGCCCGACGCGGTGATCCTGCGCCTGCAGCAGTCGGCGCGCAAGGCCATGCACGAGCCCGATGTGCGCCAGCGCTTCGCCGAGCTCGGCGGCGTGCCCGGCGGCGAGACGCCGGCCGAGTACGATGCCTTCATCGCCCAGGAACGCAAGAGCTGGGCCCAGATCGTCAAGGCCGCCGGCCTGTCGCTCGAATGA
- a CDS encoding FABP family protein: MENFPQDIYTEPEPDADTLANLGPLTGMAGIWTGTRGLDVNPKADGPERQAFIEHMELQPIDAQTNGPQLFYGLRYHTRIVKPDGVETFHDQVGYWLWEPATGTVIQTLSIPRGQAAMAVGHAEAGARTFRLQAVRGSTVNGIVSNTFLEHAFRTESYTITVSIHDDGTWSYEQDTVLIIPGQAEPFHHTDRNTLRKIGEPVPNPTARAAARTPGDAQGR; the protein is encoded by the coding sequence ATGGAAAACTTCCCCCAAGACATCTACACGGAACCCGAGCCGGACGCCGATACGCTGGCCAACCTGGGGCCGCTCACCGGCATGGCCGGCATATGGACGGGCACGCGCGGCCTCGACGTCAATCCGAAGGCCGATGGCCCCGAAAGGCAGGCCTTCATCGAGCACATGGAGCTGCAGCCGATCGACGCGCAGACCAACGGGCCGCAGCTGTTCTACGGGCTGCGCTACCACACGCGGATCGTCAAGCCGGACGGCGTGGAGACGTTCCACGACCAGGTCGGCTACTGGCTGTGGGAGCCGGCCACGGGCACGGTGATCCAGACGCTTTCGATACCGCGCGGACAGGCGGCGATGGCCGTCGGCCATGCCGAGGCCGGCGCGAGAACGTTTCGCCTCCAGGCTGTCCGCGGGTCCACGGTGAACGGAATCGTGTCGAACACGTTCCTGGAGCATGCGTTCAGGACGGAGAGCTACACCATCACGGTATCGATCCATGACGACGGAACGTGGTCCTACGAGCAGGACACGGTACTCATCATCCCGGGCCAGGCGGAGCCGTTCCACCACACGGACCGCAACACGCTGCGCAAGATTGGAGAGCCTGTGCCCAACCCCACGGCGCGGGCAGCGGCGAGAACGCCCGGGGACGCCCAGGGCCGGTAG
- a CDS encoding hemerythrin domain-containing protein, with protein MNIDRFKHDHVDILGQIDRLRQLAHAGVEGNAAAIARGIVAISSTIKLHLAVEDRLLYPALSQSGNPELARLSQRFQHDMGSIATAFMAFARRWNTAESVRGDPQSFRREANDVLRRVYERMQRENREFYPRIEAEEAMATH; from the coding sequence ATGAACATCGACCGTTTCAAGCATGACCACGTGGACATCCTGGGGCAGATCGACCGGCTGCGCCAGCTCGCCCACGCTGGAGTGGAGGGCAACGCCGCCGCGATCGCACGCGGCATCGTGGCCATCAGCTCCACCATCAAGCTGCACCTGGCGGTGGAAGACCGCCTTCTGTACCCGGCGCTGAGCCAGTCCGGCAACCCCGAGCTGGCGCGCCTGAGCCAGCGCTTCCAGCACGACATGGGCTCCATCGCCACGGCCTTCATGGCCTTCGCGCGGCGCTGGAACACCGCCGAGAGCGTGCGCGGCGATCCCCAGTCCTTCCGCCGCGAAGCCAACGACGTGCTGCGCCGCGTCTACGAGCGCATGCAGCGCGAGAACCGCGAGTTCTACCCGCGCATCGAGGCCGAGGAGGCGATGGCGACGCACTGA